The proteins below come from a single Prolixibacter sp. NT017 genomic window:
- the sufD gene encoding Fe-S cluster assembly protein SufD: MTEAKRNQEINQRLANLFESNVHLLEDGAAGVLNAARKPAIEAFRKQGIPDFKTENYKYTNLAKIFANENHRRVFAYEKSDVNLHELFQCDVPELDTNLVMLTNGWYYSGNEQLTDLPKGVVVTSLRKAAVEYPELVEKYYGKMADPEKDPLTALNTAFAQDGVFIYVPRSVVVEKPIQIIDLMRGTENTYATQRNLVIAEENSQVKVIFCDHTLDPQDYMVNNLTEAHVGENAVVDFYNLQNQHNKAVNLTGLYIRQERNSNVLTNTLSLHGGIVRNNLNVLIDGEHAEANLYGLALTDKSQHVDNFTFVEHAHPDCQSNQLFKNVLDDQSTGGFTGRIHVGRGSHGTLAYQRNNNVLLTGTAKMNTKPQLVIDNDDVKCSHGATVGRIDEEALFYLKSRGIGEREARLMLMYAFAHEVLQEVRVEKLGERIDELVNKRLRGEVSKCHSCVMDCES, encoded by the coding sequence ATGACTGAGGCGAAAAGAAATCAAGAAATCAATCAGCGGCTCGCCAACCTTTTTGAATCGAATGTTCACCTTCTGGAAGATGGCGCGGCCGGTGTTCTCAATGCTGCACGCAAGCCGGCGATCGAGGCATTCCGGAAACAGGGAATTCCCGATTTTAAAACGGAAAACTACAAGTATACCAATCTCGCGAAGATTTTTGCTAACGAGAATCACCGTCGGGTGTTTGCCTACGAGAAAAGCGACGTCAATCTGCACGAGCTTTTCCAGTGCGATGTTCCGGAACTGGATACCAATTTGGTGATGCTCACCAATGGCTGGTATTATTCCGGTAACGAGCAGCTGACAGACCTCCCGAAAGGTGTTGTGGTGACCAGTCTTCGCAAAGCTGCGGTTGAATATCCGGAGTTGGTTGAAAAATATTATGGCAAGATGGCGGATCCGGAAAAAGATCCGTTGACCGCATTGAATACGGCTTTTGCCCAGGATGGTGTTTTTATTTATGTACCGCGAAGTGTTGTGGTGGAAAAGCCCATCCAAATCATCGACCTGATGAGAGGGACAGAGAATACTTACGCAACCCAGCGTAACCTGGTAATCGCCGAAGAGAACAGTCAGGTTAAAGTGATTTTCTGCGATCATACGCTTGACCCGCAGGATTACATGGTGAATAACTTGACAGAGGCACACGTTGGTGAAAATGCGGTTGTCGATTTTTACAATCTGCAAAACCAGCATAACAAAGCGGTGAATCTGACTGGTCTGTATATCCGTCAGGAGCGTAATTCCAATGTGCTGACCAATACTTTGTCTCTTCATGGCGGAATTGTTCGCAACAACCTGAACGTTCTCATCGATGGCGAGCATGCTGAAGCTAATTTGTATGGGCTGGCACTGACAGACAAAAGTCAACATGTCGATAATTTCACTTTCGTTGAACATGCGCATCCCGATTGTCAGAGCAACCAGCTTTTCAAGAATGTTTTGGATGATCAGTCCACCGGTGGATTTACGGGCCGGATTCATGTGGGACGTGGATCACACGGAACGTTGGCTTACCAGCGAAATAACAACGTGTTATTGACAGGCACTGCGAAAATGAATACGAAGCCGCAGTTGGTGATTGATAACGACGATGTGAAATGTTCGCATGGAGCGACTGTTGGGCGTATCGATGAGGAGGCTTTGTTTTACCTGAAGTCTCGTGGTATTGGTGAACGGGAAGCCCGCCTGATGTTGATGTATGCTTTTGCACACGAGGTGCTGCAGGAAGTTCGCGTCGAAAAACTGGGTGAACGAATTGATGAGCTGGTGAACAAGCGCCTGCGCGGTGAGGTGTCGAAATGTCACTCCTGTGTGATGGACTGTGAAAGCTGA